In Colletotrichum higginsianum IMI 349063 chromosome 1, whole genome shotgun sequence, one genomic interval encodes:
- a CDS encoding Prefoldin: MAAQGSESINLETLDAQQLSQVKKQLEEELEHLTNSFAQLHSAQAKFKECLRCVKARPGSQEEEKSVLVPLTNSLYVRGELSDPKHVIVDVGTGFYVEKAGLTFMCFAPGFQSSFGM, encoded by the exons ATGGCCGCCCAGGGTTCCGAGAGCA TCAACCTTGAGACCCTCGATGCTCAGCAGCTCAGTCAGGTGAAAAAAcagttggaggaggagctaGAGCACTTGACAAACTCCTTCGCCCAGTTGCACAGCGCCCAGGCCAAGTTCAAGGAATGCCTTCGCTGCGTCAAGGCACGCCCTGGATCGCAAGAAG AGGAAAAGTCCGTGCTAGTTCCATTGACCAATTCTCTCTACGTGCGTGGGGAACTATCAGACCCTAAACatgtcatcgtcgacgtcgggaCTGGTTTCTATGTTGAAAAGGCAGGTCTAACATTTATGTGTTTCGCGCCTGGTTTCCAATCAAGTTTCGGTATGTAG